The Neorhodopirellula lusitana sequence CTTTTCAAGGTAATCAGTTGTACGACGACCGGGACGGTAACCAGGAATGAACGTTCCGCTCTCCTTCAGGTTGTCGCTCATCTCTTTTGGATTGAACGTGATCGCAGTCCAGAAGTAGCAGAAGAAGAAGATCAGGGCGACGTACAGCAAGTTGAAGAAGTACGATGACTGGTCACTCATCGTCAAGCTAACCAAGTTCAATCCGCGGAAGAACGAACCGTCCGAAGGGAAATAGCCAGCCAAGAAACCGAAGAACACGCCTGGGATCATCAACAAGCTACTTGCGAAAATGATGGGCATCACGCCGGCTTGATTAATCCGCAGTGGCAAGTGTTGGCGAGTTCCGCCGTAGACGCGGCGTCCACGAGTGAACTTGGCAGACTGGGTTGGAATCTTGCGTTGCCCAAGGGTGATGAACACCACCCCGAACACGACCACCACAAAGAGCACGACCAGGATGATCAAAGTTTCAATCCCCACCTGTCCCTTTGCCAATCCAGTCAACTCTGGCTTCATCCCCAACACCAACTCATAAAGAGCCTTTGGCATTTGGGCGAGGATCCCGGCCATGATCAGAAGACTGATCCCGTTGCCAATTCCGTACTCATCAATCTGCTCGCCCAACCACATCAAGAACACAGTTCCTGTCGTCATCACCAGGACGGCGACTATTTGCCAACCAAAGTAAAGCTCTTGGTCCGCGTTCATGAAGTTCGGGTTGATATTGCTTTGACCACCACCGCCGGACATCAACATGAACTTTAAGTACATGTAGCTCTGCACTAGGCAGATAATCACGGTTAGGTATCGGGTGTACTCGTTTAACTTCTTACGCCCCGCTTCGCCTTCCTTTTTCAATTCCTCAAGCGGCTTGTAAACGCTGCCTAGCAATTGGAAGATAATCGACGCAGAGATATACGGCATGATGCCGAGACCGAAAATGGTCGCCTGGCGAAGATCCGAAGCGGCGAAAACGCTCACCCGCTCGAAGAAGTCTGCAGCGCCGCTTCCGGCTGCACTCTCCAAGTTGGTCGCAATCATCGGCAACGGGATGTGAAACCCAATTCGGTAAACAGCAAGCAAGCCGATCGTCAACATGACCTTCTTGCGCAGCTCGGGAATCGAGAATATGACTCGGAGTTTTTCCAACATCGATCAGTCCGTCGTCGATCAGTACAAAGGATAGCAGTGGTAATTTCGGAAAGTTTAGCGAGCTAGCCGATTGACCACGAGAGGGAAACAAAAAAAGAACAGGCTTAACGGCCTGTTCTAGTTCGAGATCACGCCGAAACGTGTGTTCATTGATGTGGCACGCCTAGCGTGAAGACCACGCTAGGTGCTCTTCAGAGCGGCAACGCGTTCGGCCGGTGTGCGTTTGGCAACAAGCTTTTCAATTGTGCCGCCCGCCGCAGTGATCTTCTCTTCGGCTGACTTGCTGAAGCGGTGTGCTTGAACGGTCAACTTCTTAGTGATCTCACCATCGCCAAGGATTTTGACCTCGTCGAAGGTACCCTTCGCCAAGTTCTTAGCGGAAAGCGTTTCAAGCGTCACAGTCTCGCCATCATTATAAGCTTCGCACAATCGACTTACGTTAACAGCGAATACTTCGACAGCAAACTTGTTGTTGAACCCGCGTTTCGGGATTCGACGGAACATGGGCATCGCACCGCCTTGGAAGTTAGGCTTGCGACTGTAACCACTACGGCTTTTGTGCCCCTTGTGACCACGACCGGATGTTTTACCGGTGCCACTACCTTGACCACGACCAATGCGTTTACGTTTGCGGTGTTTAGTAATCCCGCGATGGACTTCGTTAAGTTGCATGACAGATAGTTTTCAGATTTCAGTTTTCAATGTATCAGCAGACCGGGACCCAACACTTTGGTCGACCGGGATTGCGGAAACCCGGATCAGTGAGTTTCGATCAGGTCTTCAGCGTTAAGCCCACGCAATGCGGCAATTTGCTCGCGAGTACGCAACTTGCTCATCGCATCCAGCGTTGCCTTTACCAAGGTCACAGGATTGTTGGTCCCGTACGACTTGGTCAAAATGTCGTGGATGCCGCATGCTTCGCAAACAGCACGAACAGCTTGTCCAGCGATAATACCTGTACCAGCGCCGGCAGGGATCAAAAGAACCTTGGCAGCACCGAAGTGGCCCCAAACCTGGTGAGGAATCGAGCCCTCGACCAACGGGACATGGATCATGCTGCGTGAAGCTTGCTTTTGTGCCTTTTGAACACTTGGCGGAACTTCATTCGCTTTGCCGTAGCCCCAACCCACTTGACCATTGCCGTTACCGACCACAACCATCGCGGCGAAACTGAACCGACGGCCACCTTTAACCACGGCGGCACATCGTTTGATCTTCACAACACGATCGAGCAGGCCATCAGCGAGGCCTTCTTCGTTGTTCTTGTTGTTGCGTTTGTTGCGACCGTTACTCA is a genomic window containing:
- the rplO gene encoding 50S ribosomal protein L15, whose translation is MQLNEVHRGITKHRKRKRIGRGQGSGTGKTSGRGHKGHKSRSGYSRKPNFQGGAMPMFRRIPKRGFNNKFAVEVFAVNVSRLCEAYNDGETVTLETLSAKNLAKGTFDEVKILGDGEITKKLTVQAHRFSKSAEEKITAAGGTIEKLVAKRTPAERVAALKST
- the secY gene encoding preprotein translocase subunit SecY, which codes for MLEKLRVIFSIPELRKKVMLTIGLLAVYRIGFHIPLPMIATNLESAAGSGAADFFERVSVFAASDLRQATIFGLGIMPYISASIIFQLLGSVYKPLEELKKEGEAGRKKLNEYTRYLTVIICLVQSYMYLKFMLMSGGGGQSNINPNFMNADQELYFGWQIVAVLVMTTGTVFLMWLGEQIDEYGIGNGISLLIMAGILAQMPKALYELVLGMKPELTGLAKGQVGIETLIILVVLFVVVVFGVVFITLGQRKIPTQSAKFTRGRRVYGGTRQHLPLRINQAGVMPIIFASSLLMIPGVFFGFLAGYFPSDGSFFRGLNLVSLTMSDQSSYFFNLLYVALIFFFCYFWTAITFNPKEMSDNLKESGTFIPGYRPGRRTTDYLEKVMVRITYVGAAFLGLIAIVPTIVYGSLGVPYSIAGFYGGTGLLIAVSVAFDLVQKIDSHLVMRNYRGLLEGAGGGTSPVV
- the rpsE gene encoding 30S ribosomal protein S5 — protein: MSNGRNKRNNKNNEEGLADGLLDRVVKIKRCAAVVKGGRRFSFAAMVVVGNGNGQVGWGYGKANEVPPSVQKAQKQASRSMIHVPLVEGSIPHQVWGHFGAAKVLLIPAGAGTGIIAGQAVRAVCEACGIHDILTKSYGTNNPVTLVKATLDAMSKLRTREQIAALRGLNAEDLIETH